Within the Pseudomonadota bacterium genome, the region AATGCGTATCTTGCTGCAAACAGTAGGCTTAAGTATTGATCTGTTTATCGATGAGCCTGGTTTTTATTGTATCATTGCAAAAAAAATATTAATGCAAGAATTTTAAAAATTAACTGTTAAAAATTAACTTGACACAATATACGATAAGGAATAATATAGCAAAAAGCTTCTGCTTTAATACTTTAATGAAAGGAGTTCAGTAACATGGCAGTAGGTAAGGTTAAATGGTTTAACGATGCAAAAGGGTATGGGTTTCTTGAGCAGGATAATGGTGAAGATGTGTTTGTTCATTTTTCGGCAATTAAACAGGATGGTTTTAAAACTTTAAAAACAGGGGAAAAAGTAGAATTTGAAATTACAAAAGGCCCGAAGGGTCCGCAAGCAGCAAATGTTGTAAAAGCTGAATAAAAAAAGGTGGTTAATCCCCCTTTTTTTCAATATTTTTTATTTCATTCCAGAGTTTATCCATAGCAGAAAGTGATGAACTTTTAATGTCTGTATTTGTCTCGATGTAGTTAAAACGCCTGATAAATTTATTTGAAGTAAATCTCAATGCATCTTCGGGGTCTATATTATAAAACTTTGAGATATTTACAATTGTAAAAAGCAGATCGCCGATCTCCTCTCTGATTGCATCTGTGTCCCCGGAGTTCTCAGCTTTT harbors:
- a CDS encoding cold-shock protein, giving the protein MAVGKVKWFNDAKGYGFLEQDNGEDVFVHFSAIKQDGFKTLKTGEKVEFEITKGPKGPQAANVVKAE